The Azospirillum baldaniorum DNA window AGGTGACGTCGCCGGGCAGGGCCATCCGTCCGGCCAGCGCGGAGGCGACGGTTCCCGGGATCGTGCAGGCGGTCGCGGTGGCGACGGCCCCGGTGATGGCCATCGCCCGGTGGCAGTCGTGCGGCATGAAATAGCGGACGGCCAGCGTGCCGCCGCGCGTCGGCGGCGCCAGCAGGACGGGCTTGGGGATCACCATGCCGGCGGCGTTGGGGAAGCCCATGCGGCGGCCGGCCTCGACGCGCAGCGCCTCCAGCCGGGCCATGAACACCCGGTCGAGCCGGTAGCTGTCCATCGGCTCGTGCCCCGTCTTGCCGAGATCGGCGGCGCGGACCAGCATCACCGGGATGGCGGCGTCGATGCAGGACACCTCGATGCCATCGGTTCCATCGATCCCGATGATCCGGTCGACCGGCGCCCCGGTGGGCAGCAGCCGGCCGGTGTTGGCGCCCGCCGCGTCGAGGAAGGCGAGATGGATGGGCGCCGCGGTGCCGGGCACGCCGTCGATGACGGCCTCGCCCTCGTAGGTCACCCGGCCGTCCGGGGTCTGGACGCGCGCCTCGATCAGCTTGCCGGTGTTGACGTTGTGGATGCGCACCACCGTCACGCCGTCCGTCGCCGGGACCAGACCGGCCTCGATGGCGAAGGGGGCGACCGCGGCGAGCATGTTGCCGCAGTTGGGCGAAGTGTCGACGATCCCTTCCTGCACCCGCACCTGGGCGAACAGATAGTCCACGTCCGCGCCGGCCAGGGTGGCGGGACCGACGATGGCGACCTTGCTGGTCAAGGGATTGCCGCCGCCAATGCCGTCGATCCCCAGGTCGTTTCCCGCCCCCATGACGGAGAGCAGAAGGGCGTCGCGCTCCGCTGGGGATGCTGGAAGGTCGGATGCCAGGAAGAAGGGCCCGCGGGAGGTCCCGCCGCGCATCATCACGCAGGGAATGCCGATCTGGCGGCTCGTCAGGTGGTTCATGGCGCTTGCTGTCTCTTGGTCTCGCCGTCGCGGCGAAGAAAGCCGATGGACCGATATTCAGCCTCGGAACCGTATTTGTTAAATGCAATGATTCGGGGTATTATTGCGCATCACGCATCAATAAGCGCTGCTGCGGGGAGTCGGGCATGAATTTCGAACTGGTCGATCTGAAAGCCTTCGTGGCGGTGGCGGAACTGGGCAGCTTCAACCGCGCCGCCGAGCTGCTGAACCTCTCGCAGCCGGCGCTCAGCCGCCGCATCCAGAAGCTGGAGGACACGCTGGGCGTCGCCCTGTTCGAGCGCTCGACCCGCCATGTCGCCCTGACCATGGTCGGACGCGACTTCATGCCCAAGGTCCGGCGCTTCCTGGACGAGTTCGAGTCATCGCTGCTGGGGATCAGCGACCTGGGGGCGCGGAGCGGCGGGCAGATCACCATCGCCTCCGTCCCGACGGCGGTGTTCTACTTCCTGCCGAACGCGATCAGCCGCTTCAGCGTCGCGTTTCCGCGCATCCGCATCCGCATCCTCGATCTCGGCGCCAACGAGGGGCTGGAGGCGGTGGCCCGCGGCGAGGCCGATTTCGGCATCAACTTCATTGGCACGTCACACCCGGACATCGAGTTCACGCCGCTGGCCGAGGACCCGTTCGTCGTCGCCTGCCGGCACGATCATCCGCTGGCCGCCCGGCGGGAGGTCGGCTGGGACGAATTGGCGGCGCATCGGGTCATCACCGTGGGCCGCACCAGCGGCAACCGGGCGCTGATCGACAACGCCCTGGCGCAGCACGGCCTGAAGCTCAACTGGTCCTACGAGATCACGCACCTCGCCAGTTCGCTCGGGCTGGTGGAGGCCGGGCTCGGTGTCGCGGTGCTGCCCAAGCTCGCCACCCCGGCCTCGGGCCATCCCATCATCCGGACCATCCCGCTGAGCCATCCCAAGATTTCCCGAACCATCGGTGTCGTTCGGCGGCATGGCGCCATTCTGTCGCCGATGGCGGCGCGCTTTCTGGAGGTGCTGCTCGGTTCCTGGAAGGCCTGATGTCTTCGGCCGCTGGGCGTCCGATGAAGGTTGCATCCGTTGAAGGTCATTGGAGGCGCCATGGGTCGGACGCCGATGTCCAAGCTCTCGTAAACATGGTCATGCCTGGAATCCGATGTCGCCGCTTTGATCGGGACCGCGTGCCCGTCCCGTTTTCCGTCACGCCCCTCCGGCGTCTGTAATGCTCTCGGTATCAGTACAGTTCGGTGAAATTGTATGGGACCGTCGCTGTCCCCGCCTGCCTCCGCCGGGCTAGGCTTGCGCCACAACGGGCATGGGACTGGAAAGGATGACGGGATGCGGTGGGTGACGGCGGGCTGGGGCAGCGGGTTGCTGGGCGTGCTCATCTTCAGTGGATCGCTGCCGGCGACCCGCGTCGCGGTGGGCAGCTTCACACCCCTGTTCCTGACCTCGGCGCGGGCGCTAATCGCCGCGGTGCTCGCGGCCGTTCTGCTGGCCATGCTGCGGCAGGCCCGCCCGTTGCGCCGCGACCTCGCGCCGCTCGCGGTGGTGGCGCTCGGCGTGGTCGTCGGCTTTCCGCTGCTCACCGCGCTGGCGCTTCGGCACATCACCTCCGCGCACTCCATGGTCTTCATCGGCCTTTTGCCGCTGTCCACGGCCCTGTTCGGCGTTCTGCGCGGCCGGGAGCGGCCGAAGCCGGTCTTCTGGATGTTCTCGGGCCTGGGCAGCCTCGCCGTCGTCGGCTTCGCGCTGGCGCAGGGCGGCGACGCGTCGCTGACCGGGGCCGGCCTGATGGTGGCGGCCATCCTGCTCTGCGGGCTGGGCTATGCCGAGGGCGCGGTGCTGTCGCGCCGTCTCGGCGGCTGGCAGGTGATTTCCTGGGCGCTCGTGCTGACGATGCCGGTGATGGCCGGGCTGGCGCTCGCGACCATGCCGGATGCCTGGGCAGGCATCGAAACCCCGGCCTGGATCGGCCTCGCCTACGTCTCCGTCTTCAGCATGCTGATCGGCTTCGTCTTCTGGTACCGGGGGCTCGCGCTCGGCGGAATCGCCGGGGTCGGGCAGTTGCAACTGCTCCAACCCTTCTTCGGGCTGTCGCTGGCGGGTCTTCTGCTGAACGAGCCGGTGGCCTGGAGCATGATCGCCGTGACCGGGCTGATCGTGCTGTGCGTCGCCGGAACGAAGCGCTTCGCCTGAACGGCGATCCCGCAGTCGCTGCTTCCGGGTTTTAAGTTCCGACCTATGGCTATTGGGCTAACAAATCGTTTCTCGCCGCCGGCCCATGGATCAGCTTAAAGTGGCGTCCCGCTGTGCACCAACGGTCACGCCCCTGTTATAGGGGGGAATGAGAACAGGAAGGACGGGACGCCTGCGCATGTCCAACGAGACCGACATCTCCGCCGCTCCCGATTTCCTCGCCAGCGGCGGCGAGATGGGCGCCCAGATGCGCGCGTTCGACTGGGCATCGACGGTGCTCGGTCCGCCCGAGGAGTGGCCGCGCAGCCTGAAGACGGCGGTGCGAATCATGCTGACCTCCCGCCAGCCGATCTGGATCGGCTGGGGCAGCGACCTGATCTATCTCTACAACGATGCCTACAAATCGATCATCGGCGGCAAGCATCCTTGGGCGCTTGGGCGGCCGACCTCGGTCGTGTGGCGGGAGATCTGGGGCGACATCGGCCCGATGCTGGCAACCGCCATGACGGGGGACGAGGGGACCTACGTCGAGGGGCAGCTCCTTGTCATGGAGCGCAACGGCTATCCGGAGGAGACCTACTACACCTTCTCCTACAGCCCGGTCCCCGACGACGACGGCAGCCCCGGCGGCATCATCTGCGCCAACTCCGACGACACGCAGCGGATCATCGGCGAACGGCAGCTCACCCTGCTGCGCGATCTCGCCGCCGGCACGGCCGACGCCCGCACCCTGCCGGAGGTGTGCGAGCGCAGCGCCCAAGCGCTCGCCACCAACCCGCGGGACATGCCCTTCGCGCTGCTCTATGTGGCCGAGCCCGACGGGGCCAGCGCCTCGCTTGCCGGGTCCTGCGGCATCGGGCGCGGCCATCCGGCGGCTCCGGAAACGCTGGCGGTGGACGGCACGTCGGTGTGGCCCTTCACCCCGACGCTCCATGACCCGGTGCTGGTCGACGATCTGGCGGCGAAGTTCGGCGCCGACCTGCCGCCCGGCGTCTGGCGGCGTCCGCCGGCCCAGGCCGCGGCGATTCCGGTTCCGGCCAGCGGCGAGGCGGGGCGGGCGGGCCTTCTCGTCGTCGGCCTGAATCCGTTCCGCCTGTTCGACGACGGCTACCGGCGCTTCCTGGGGCTGGTGGCGGGGCAGATCGCCGCGGCCATCACCAACGTCCAGACCTACGAGGCCGAGCGCCGGCGGGCCGAGATGCTGGCGGAGATCGACCGCGCCAAGACGGTGTTCTTCTCGAACGTCAGCCACGAGTTCCGCACGCCGCTGACCCTGATGCTGGGGCCGCTGGAAGAGGTGTTGCAGGCCGAGCCGGAGCGGATGGCGGACCATCGCGAGGACCTGGTGGTGGTCCACCGCAACGGGCAGCGCCTGCTCAAGCTCGTCAACGCGCTCCTGGATTTCTCGCGCATCGAGGCCGGGCGGACCCAGGCGCGCTACGAGCCGACCGACCTCGCGTCCTACACGGCCGAGCTGGCGAGCGGTTTCCGCTCGGCCTGCGAGCGGGCCGGGCTGAGCCTCGTCGTCGACTGCCCGCCGCTTCCCGGTCCGGTTCATGTGGACCGCGGCATGTGGGAGACGGTCGTCCTCAACCTGCTGTCGAACGCCTTCAAATTCACCTTCCAGGGCGCGATCGCGGTGTCGCTGAGGCCGGTGGGCGAGGGCGCCGAGCTTCGGGTGAGCGATTCCGGCACGGGCATCCTCGATTCCGAGCTGCCGCGCCTGTTCGAGCGCTTTCACCGGGTCGAGGGCGCGCGGGGGCGCAGCCACGAAGGCACCGGCATCGGCCTCGCCCTGGTCCAGGAACTCGTCAAGCTGCACGGCGGCACGATCCGGGTCGAGAGCGAGATGGACCACGGTTCGGTCTTCATCGTCACCGTGCCGTTCGGCACCGCCCATCTGCCGCAGGAGCGCGTCCTGTCGGAGCCGACCGGCGCCGCGGCCGGCCTGCGCACCCAGACCTACGTCGAGGAGGCGCTGCGCTGGCTGCCCGGCTCGGTCGCCGCCGATGGCGGAGCGCCGGTCACGTTGATCGGCGCCGCGGAGACGGTGATGGCGCCGGAGACGGGCGAGTGTCCGCGCCTCCTGCTGGCCGACGACAACGCCGACATGCGCGACTATGTGAGCCGCCTGCTGAATGGCCGCTACGCGGTCGAGGCGGTGCCCGACGGTCAGGCGGCCCTGGCGGCGATGCGCGCGAACCGTCCGGACCTCGTTCTGACCGACATCATGATGCCCGTGCTGGACGGCTTCGGCCTGCTGCGCGCGATCCGCGAGGATGCCGACCTGCGCGACCTGCCGGTCATCCTGCTGTCGGCCCGCGCCGGCGAGGAGGCGAGCGTCGAGGGGCTGTCGGCCGGTGCCGACGATTATCTGGTCAAGCCATTCTCGGCGCGCGAGCTGATCGCCCGCGTCGACACCGCCCTGGCCATGGTGCGCCTGCGCCGCGAGGCGGACAACGCGCTGCGCGAGAGCGAGGCGCGCTTCCGCAATCTCGCCGACCATGCTCCGGTGATGGTCTGGGTTACCGAACTCGACGGCTCCTGCACCTATCTCAACAGGTCCTGGTACGAGTTCACCGGACAGACCCCCGAGACGGGGTTGGGCTTCGGCTGGCTGGACGCGGCTCATCCCGACGATCGTCAGGCCGCCGAGGACATGTTCCTGACGGCCAACGCGAAGCAGGAGGCGTTCCGTTTGGAATACCGGCTGCGGCGGACCGACGGGGTTTACCGCTGGGCGATCGACGCCGCCGCCCCGCGCTTCGACGCGGAGGGTGGATTCCTCGGCTACATCGGTTCGGTGATCGACATCACCGAGCGCAAGGAGATCGAGGACGCGCAAAGACGCCTCAACGACCTGCTGGAGCAGCGCATCGCCTCGGCGATCGCCGAGCGGGAACGGGCCGAGGCGCAGCTTCGCCAAGCCCAGAAGATGGACGCGGTCGGCAAGCTGACCGGTGGAGTGGCGCACGACTTCAACAACCTTCTCCAGGTGATCTCCGGCAACCTTCAGCTTCTGGTGAAGGACGTTGCGGGGAACGACCGTGCCGAACAGCGGTTGCAGAACGCTTTGAGCGGAGTCAGCCGCGGGTCGAAGCTGGTCGCCCAGCTCCTCGCCTTCGGACGCCGCCAGCCCCTGGCCCCCCGGGTGATCAACCTGGGCCGGCTCGCCCGCAGTCTCGACGAGATGCTGCGCCGCGTGCTCGGCGAGGGCGTCGAGATCGAGACCATGATCGCGGGCGGCCTGTGGACCACCTTCGCAGACGAGAGCCAGGTCGAGAACGCGCTGCTCAATCTGGCGATCAACGCCCGCGACGCCATGAACGGCCATGGCCGGTTGACCATCGAGGCCGGCAACGCCTTCCTGGACGATCCCTACGCCGCCCGGCACGCCGAGGTGACGCCGGGCCAGTACGTCATGCTGGCGGTGACGGACACCGGCTGCGGCATTCCGCCGGACGTGCTGGATCACGTCTTCGAGCCGTTCTTCACGACCAAGCCGGAAGGACAGGGCACCGGCCTCGGCCTCAGCATGGTCTACGGCTTCGTCAAGCAGTCCGGCGGGC harbors:
- a CDS encoding 4-oxalomesaconate tautomerase produces the protein MNHLTSRQIGIPCVMMRGGTSRGPFFLASDLPASPAERDALLLSVMGAGNDLGIDGIGGGNPLTSKVAIVGPATLAGADVDYLFAQVRVQEGIVDTSPNCGNMLAAVAPFAIEAGLVPATDGVTVVRIHNVNTGKLIEARVQTPDGRVTYEGEAVIDGVPGTAAPIHLAFLDAAGANTGRLLPTGAPVDRIIGIDGTDGIEVSCIDAAIPVMLVRAADLGKTGHEPMDSYRLDRVFMARLEALRVEAGRRMGFPNAAGMVIPKPVLLAPPTRGGTLAVRYFMPHDCHRAMAITGAVATATACTIPGTVASALAGRMALPGDVTFEHPAGRLTVRLDPGAGQSAPTASILRTSRRLFEGTVFARPSDPPRAAMAA
- a CDS encoding LysR family transcriptional regulator produces the protein MNFELVDLKAFVAVAELGSFNRAAELLNLSQPALSRRIQKLEDTLGVALFERSTRHVALTMVGRDFMPKVRRFLDEFESSLLGISDLGARSGGQITIASVPTAVFYFLPNAISRFSVAFPRIRIRILDLGANEGLEAVARGEADFGINFIGTSHPDIEFTPLAEDPFVVACRHDHPLAARREVGWDELAAHRVITVGRTSGNRALIDNALAQHGLKLNWSYEITHLASSLGLVEAGLGVAVLPKLATPASGHPIIRTIPLSHPKISRTIGVVRRHGAILSPMAARFLEVLLGSWKA
- a CDS encoding DMT family transporter, whose protein sequence is MRWVTAGWGSGLLGVLIFSGSLPATRVAVGSFTPLFLTSARALIAAVLAAVLLAMLRQARPLRRDLAPLAVVALGVVVGFPLLTALALRHITSAHSMVFIGLLPLSTALFGVLRGRERPKPVFWMFSGLGSLAVVGFALAQGGDASLTGAGLMVAAILLCGLGYAEGAVLSRRLGGWQVISWALVLTMPVMAGLALATMPDAWAGIETPAWIGLAYVSVFSMLIGFVFWYRGLALGGIAGVGQLQLLQPFFGLSLAGLLLNEPVAWSMIAVTGLIVLCVAGTKRFA
- a CDS encoding response regulator; this translates as MSNETDISAAPDFLASGGEMGAQMRAFDWASTVLGPPEEWPRSLKTAVRIMLTSRQPIWIGWGSDLIYLYNDAYKSIIGGKHPWALGRPTSVVWREIWGDIGPMLATAMTGDEGTYVEGQLLVMERNGYPEETYYTFSYSPVPDDDGSPGGIICANSDDTQRIIGERQLTLLRDLAAGTADARTLPEVCERSAQALATNPRDMPFALLYVAEPDGASASLAGSCGIGRGHPAAPETLAVDGTSVWPFTPTLHDPVLVDDLAAKFGADLPPGVWRRPPAQAAAIPVPASGEAGRAGLLVVGLNPFRLFDDGYRRFLGLVAGQIAAAITNVQTYEAERRRAEMLAEIDRAKTVFFSNVSHEFRTPLTLMLGPLEEVLQAEPERMADHREDLVVVHRNGQRLLKLVNALLDFSRIEAGRTQARYEPTDLASYTAELASGFRSACERAGLSLVVDCPPLPGPVHVDRGMWETVVLNLLSNAFKFTFQGAIAVSLRPVGEGAELRVSDSGTGILDSELPRLFERFHRVEGARGRSHEGTGIGLALVQELVKLHGGTIRVESEMDHGSVFIVTVPFGTAHLPQERVLSEPTGAAAGLRTQTYVEEALRWLPGSVAADGGAPVTLIGAAETVMAPETGECPRLLLADDNADMRDYVSRLLNGRYAVEAVPDGQAALAAMRANRPDLVLTDIMMPVLDGFGLLRAIREDADLRDLPVILLSARAGEEASVEGLSAGADDYLVKPFSARELIARVDTALAMVRLRREADNALRESEARFRNLADHAPVMVWVTELDGSCTYLNRSWYEFTGQTPETGLGFGWLDAAHPDDRQAAEDMFLTANAKQEAFRLEYRLRRTDGVYRWAIDAAAPRFDAEGGFLGYIGSVIDITERKEIEDAQRRLNDLLEQRIASAIAERERAEAQLRQAQKMDAVGKLTGGVAHDFNNLLQVISGNLQLLVKDVAGNDRAEQRLQNALSGVSRGSKLVAQLLAFGRRQPLAPRVINLGRLARSLDEMLRRVLGEGVEIETMIAGGLWTTFADESQVENALLNLAINARDAMNGHGRLTIEAGNAFLDDPYAARHAEVTPGQYVMLAVTDTGCGIPPDVLDHVFEPFFTTKPEGQGTGLGLSMVYGFVKQSGGHVKIYSEPGQGTTVRLYLPRAHQTEDVVTVIDTGPETGGSETVLVVEDDDDVRATVVEMMVDLGYRVLKARDAQSALAIVESGVPIDLLFTDVVMPGPLRSPDLARRAKERLPGIAVLFTSGYTENAIVHGGRLDLGVELLSKPYTREALSRKVRHVLRNQQQRSMGQAGKREATAKPSAEPAPADSRQGLRVLVVEDDALIRLVTVEMLTGLGHSVVEAGNAEEALSIAETQPVDALLTDISLPGMSGEQLAAALRKRHPALPVVFASGADRAPAGGVHLPKPYDDAALAEALDKAVKPPH